Proteins from a single region of Bacteroidota bacterium:
- a CDS encoding DNA-binding response regulator, which produces MYLLSRIKPYFGIILYGIALAILLVLLKWLEYRYLIQSNTIEIYIGLIAILFTVLGIWVGGKIIKPKTEIKIVKEEVLVPVSGFDAEKSKKVQELFGITKREFEILTLIAKGLSNDEIAKTLFISVSSVKTLISRLFSKLDVERRTQAIQKAKETGLIS; this is translated from the coding sequence ATGTATCTGCTTTCACGTATTAAACCATATTTTGGCATTATACTTTATGGCATCGCGCTGGCAATATTGCTGGTGCTCCTCAAGTGGCTGGAATACCGATACCTGATTCAATCTAATACTATAGAAATTTACATCGGATTAATTGCCATTTTATTTACTGTTCTTGGAATTTGGGTAGGTGGAAAAATAATAAAACCTAAAACTGAAATTAAAATTGTAAAAGAAGAAGTGCTGGTTCCGGTTTCCGGTTTTGATGCTGAAAAATCAAAAAAAGTCCAGGAACTTTTTGGCATCACAAAACGCGAATTTGAAATTTTAACATTGATAGCAAAAGGTTTGAGCAACGATGAAATTGCAAAAACTTTATTCATATCAGTAAGCAGTGTAAAAACATTAATTAGTCGCCTTTTTAGCAAATTAGATGTTGAAAGGCGGACACAAGCTATTCAAAAAGCAAAAGAAACAGGCTTAATTTCCTAA
- a CDS encoding DUF4199 domain-containing protein, protein MRKTILTYGLISGGIAALLMLITALFVHDKENFSAGVYVGYAGIILSFVLVYFGIKSYRDKYRNGIISFGKAFQVGILIATISSLIYVLAWMSYSPYLMPDFPQKYAKAQIENAKEAGKTEAEVAQIEKDMQNYLESVENPLIYGLMTFAEPFPVGLIITLISSLILKRKTQMGTMDQV, encoded by the coding sequence ATGCGAAAAACGATTTTAACCTACGGACTTATTTCAGGTGGTATTGCTGCCTTACTGATGTTAATCACTGCCCTATTTGTGCACGACAAAGAAAACTTCAGCGCCGGTGTTTATGTTGGTTATGCCGGTATCATTTTATCATTTGTATTGGTTTATTTCGGTATTAAAAGTTATCGGGATAAATACAGGAATGGCATCATTTCATTCGGAAAAGCATTTCAGGTAGGTATTCTGATTGCGACAATATCTAGTTTAATTTATGTGCTAGCATGGATGAGTTATAGTCCTTACCTGATGCCCGATTTCCCTCAAAAATATGCTAAAGCCCAAATCGAAAATGCCAAGGAAGCAGGGAAGACTGAAGCAGAAGTTGCACAGATTGAAAAAGATATGCAAAACTATTTAGAATCAGTTGAAAACCCGCTGATTTATGGGTTGATGACCTTTGCAGAACCATTTCCGGTGGGATTAATTATCACACTGATTTCATCACTCATATTAAAGCGAAAAACACAAATGGGCACCATGGATCAGGTGTAA
- a CDS encoding WD40 repeat domain-containing protein yields MKIPVTLFLVFVFGFKIANTQTISQNYSALSGLLQENFFYVDQPKYYPESGLIIGVDGISMLQVYDVKSNKRILYQEITEGYVNDNAVTSDGKHIILVGDDYGDNGFLQIINLLGVVETTLHFRGEKIYRVSTGPGLIAISNENGEITLYDSTLKKITKFKTQFWPAWEIQVGPNQSLMAAGDDNRILIYTADKKSVYLDCGRENTSFYQSTVAGNNFYAFNGESVFVINEAGELIKEVACPDSTQGFYVDEIKNELVLIKHYKLAYRYDIGNYFEAIGFDPVKEFARKTNEKANEKFSDNDSKLTVYFNTPGKDSLVTKTGMMISMLSNYTNENTFVGVMNNKNQYVFNKDLQIVDSLNLSSKSITQLEMKNDGSTFLVKKVAIIQLISKSDFIMAGKVTARIIQVQHQLILMFLFKKMTMLHL; encoded by the coding sequence ATGAAAATACCTGTTACATTGTTTTTAGTATTTGTGTTTGGTTTTAAAATCGCAAATACACAAACTATTTCACAAAATTATTCTGCTTTATCAGGCTTACTTCAGGAGAATTTCTTTTATGTTGACCAACCAAAATATTACCCGGAATCAGGTTTAATTATTGGGGTAGATGGCATTTCGATGTTGCAGGTTTATGATGTAAAATCAAATAAACGGATATTATATCAGGAAATTACAGAAGGTTATGTAAATGACAACGCTGTAACAAGTGATGGTAAACATATTATTTTGGTTGGGGATGATTATGGAGATAATGGTTTTCTGCAAATAATTAATTTACTGGGAGTGGTTGAAACTACTCTTCATTTCAGAGGTGAGAAAATCTACAGAGTTTCCACAGGCCCTGGTTTAATTGCAATTAGTAATGAAAATGGGGAAATAACATTATACGATTCGACTTTAAAAAAAATTACAAAATTCAAGACACAATTTTGGCCAGCCTGGGAAATTCAAGTGGGACCGAATCAATCACTTATGGCTGCAGGTGACGACAACCGAATCCTAATTTATACAGCCGATAAAAAATCAGTATATCTGGATTGCGGACGGGAAAATACTTCTTTTTACCAGTCAACAGTGGCAGGAAATAATTTTTATGCATTTAATGGTGAATCTGTATTTGTGATAAATGAGGCCGGTGAATTAATCAAAGAAGTGGCGTGCCCGGATAGTACACAAGGGTTTTATGTGGATGAAATTAAAAATGAATTGGTTCTGATAAAACACTATAAATTGGCTTATCGGTATGATATCGGCAATTATTTTGAAGCAATTGGATTTGATCCCGTAAAGGAATTCGCGCGAAAAACAAATGAAAAGGCGAATGAAAAGTTCAGCGATAATGACAGTAAATTAACCGTGTATTTTAATACGCCCGGTAAAGATTCATTGGTGACAAAAACAGGGATGATGATTTCAATGCTTTCAAATTATACGAATGAAAATACATTTGTAGGTGTGATGAATAATAAAAATCAATATGTATTTAATAAGGATTTACAAATTGTAGACAGTCTGAATTTATCGTCAAAATCAATTACTCAATTAGAAATGAAAAACGATGGTTCAACTTTTTTGGTAAAAAAAGTTGCAATAATTCAATTGATTTCGAAGAGCGATTTTATTATGGCAGGAAAGGTTACGGCACGTATTATTCAAGTACAGCACCAATTGATTTTGATGTTTCTATTCAAAAAGATGACTATGTTACACTTGTGA
- a CDS encoding metallophosphoesterase, with the protein MERKQFLKALGLIGAGSILPGQIKANRIDLPVKPDKQRVLRIAHITDIHIADHKAASKGFAKCLHSIQNMEDAPDFIINGGDAIEDALFRTKPDVNKQWALWHAILKNECSLKIKNTLGNHDIWGLYTEKKDFLYGKKFAQEKLHLDKTYYSFDANGWHFIFLDSTQKKSNGLWYTAKLGAEQMEWLENDLASIAPSTPVLVVSHIPILCANVFLDDVKQRFGKFQIPGSWMHNDVKEIVALFNKYKNVKLCVSEHIHLQDKVEYNGITFCCNGAVSGDWWKNEYYHETRAGYAVIDLFNDGSFLNIYVSY; encoded by the coding sequence ATGGAAAGGAAACAATTTTTAAAAGCACTAGGGTTAATTGGAGCAGGGTCAATATTACCGGGTCAGATAAAGGCAAACCGTATTGATTTGCCCGTAAAACCGGATAAACAAAGGGTTTTAAGAATTGCACATATAACAGATATACATATTGCAGACCATAAAGCTGCGAGTAAAGGATTTGCCAAATGTTTGCATTCGATACAAAATATGGAGGACGCTCCGGATTTTATCATAAACGGGGGAGATGCAATTGAAGATGCATTGTTCAGAACCAAACCCGATGTAAATAAACAATGGGCATTATGGCATGCTATTTTAAAAAATGAATGTTCTTTAAAAATAAAAAACACACTCGGGAATCATGATATTTGGGGATTGTATACAGAAAAAAAAGATTTTTTATACGGAAAAAAATTCGCGCAGGAAAAATTACATCTGGATAAAACCTACTACAGCTTTGATGCAAATGGATGGCATTTTATATTTTTAGACAGCACACAAAAAAAGAGTAACGGACTTTGGTATACTGCAAAATTGGGTGCGGAACAAATGGAATGGCTCGAAAATGATTTGGCTTCAATCGCGCCATCCACGCCGGTTTTGGTTGTTTCGCATATACCGATTTTATGTGCAAATGTATTTTTAGATGATGTGAAACAACGCTTCGGAAAATTTCAAATTCCGGGTTCGTGGATGCATAATGATGTAAAAGAAATTGTTGCGTTGTTTAATAAATACAAAAATGTAAAATTGTGTGTGAGCGAACATATACATTTACAGGACAAGGTAGAATATAATGGCATTACATTTTGTTGCAACGGCGCGGTATCAGGCGATTGGTGGAAAAATGAATATTATCATGAAACAAGAGCGGGATACGCTGTAATCGATTTATTTAATGATGGCAGTTTTTTAAATATTTATGTTTCGTATTAA
- a CDS encoding transposase: MRCGTDISDLYRTRWQIELLFKSWKTGIKIESIIPNDQINTIRIEAVLYMILLILHGLRFTFTYQLRLRPIKNIKK, encoded by the coding sequence ATCAGATGCGGCACGGACATATCAGATTTATACCGTACTCGCTGGCAGATAGAACTATTATTTAAAAGTTGGAAAACAGGTATTAAGATTGAATCGATAATACCGAATGATCAAATAAACACAATACGAATCGAAGCTGTGTTATACATGATCCTACTTATATTGCATGGTTTGAGGTTCACATTTACCTACCAATTAAGATTGAGGCCTATAAAAAACATAAAAAAATAA
- a CDS encoding T9SS type A sorting domain-containing protein, with protein MFKRLTLVFCLTTLFYQAGFSQACGPCTIDYAWISPGVYPDTLPPATAGVYYESDITFVMQADTTVDVVGTLEFLNYHILEPVGMPYGMHVSTNLGDLPVDYDPDISLYGCARVCGTPLVPGMYEVTVPLIATLEYPGGDQAAEYSLFLEVLPAVPEDGGFIPTVTYGCDPVSVDFETSMHSLGADGFSYAWDFGNGITSTSEFPPTQTYTAIGGVPTDYIVSHTITIDTFGYQLEYATILSSGCDDCTFFGCTGLIEAEKPDLYLIITALGVNTEADAFIDTSPPVTISLGVELDPAATYTMQMKDDDGGLAGGDDNCGSFTFGGDDVGISTLNSGSHSVEISITHPVISYTFYDTITIYPSVPVPAIEVIGETTFCSGDSVVLNATILPDITYQWANNGDPIPGADSTSLIVFETGEYDLTVTGVGGCFSESAVTSVTVYEQPTAPNIIVIGNELSTSSTWDVQWYYDGSPIPGATENTYTPAIEGTYQVAAVNGPCVAYSVAINFVFQSVNDILINDVIVSPNPNTGVFTTSFTITQKQNISIHILNMLGEKLYSINRPNACGKINETISLPNIESGIYFLEIEGVNGSMIVKLLIN; from the coding sequence ATGTTTAAGCGATTGACCCTTGTTTTTTGTTTGACAACATTATTTTATCAGGCAGGTTTTTCACAAGCTTGTGGGCCTTGCACAATAGACTACGCCTGGATTTCACCCGGTGTTTACCCTGATACACTACCACCCGCAACAGCAGGAGTATATTATGAAAGTGATATCACTTTTGTGATGCAGGCTGATACTACCGTAGATGTAGTGGGAACACTTGAATTTTTAAATTACCATATACTGGAACCTGTTGGAATGCCTTATGGAATGCATGTTTCAACCAATTTGGGCGATTTACCTGTCGATTATGATCCGGATATCAGCTTATATGGTTGTGCACGCGTTTGCGGAACTCCACTTGTTCCCGGCATGTATGAGGTTACCGTTCCGCTTATTGCAACTTTAGAATACCCCGGCGGTGATCAGGCAGCGGAATACAGCCTCTTTTTAGAGGTTTTACCCGCAGTTCCGGAGGATGGCGGCTTTATTCCGACAGTTACTTATGGCTGCGACCCGGTTAGTGTCGATTTTGAAACGAGCATGCATAGTTTAGGCGCCGACGGCTTTAGTTATGCCTGGGATTTTGGCAACGGCATTACCAGCACCAGCGAATTCCCTCCAACACAAACATATACTGCCATTGGCGGAGTGCCTACCGATTATATCGTATCACATACCATAACCATTGATACATTTGGTTATCAACTGGAATATGCTACTATATTATCCAGTGGTTGTGATGATTGTACATTCTTTGGATGCACCGGTTTAATTGAAGCTGAAAAACCGGATTTATATTTAATAATAACTGCATTAGGCGTTAATACTGAAGCGGATGCGTTTATTGACACTTCTCCTCCGGTAACCATCAGTTTAGGTGTTGAATTAGACCCTGCTGCAACGTATACCATGCAAATGAAAGATGATGACGGCGGACTTGCAGGTGGTGATGATAATTGTGGGTCTTTTACTTTTGGTGGCGATGATGTTGGTATTTCTACATTAAACTCCGGAAGCCATTCAGTAGAAATCAGTATCACACATCCTGTTATTTCGTATACATTTTATGATACAATAACTATCTATCCTTCAGTTCCTGTTCCTGCTATAGAGGTTATAGGCGAAACTACATTTTGCTCAGGCGATTCAGTGGTTTTAAATGCAACAATTTTACCCGATATCACATATCAATGGGCAAATAATGGCGACCCAATTCCCGGCGCTGACTCTACAAGCTTAATCGTTTTTGAAACCGGTGAATATGATTTAACTGTTACAGGTGTTGGCGGATGTTTTTCTGAAAGTGCCGTTACTTCTGTTACTGTTTACGAGCAACCAACTGCGCCAAATATTATTGTAATCGGAAATGAACTTTCTACTTCTTCAACTTGGGATGTGCAATGGTATTACGACGGCAGTCCGATTCCGGGAGCTACCGAAAACACTTATACGCCGGCCATTGAGGGAACTTATCAGGTAGCGGCTGTTAACGGACCATGTGTGGCTTATTCTGTTGCAATAAATTTTGTTTTTCAATCGGTTAACGACATTTTAATTAATGATGTAATTGTGAGTCCTAACCCAAATACCGGTGTATTTACAACCTCATTTACCATCACACAAAAACAAAATATTTCCATTCATATTTTAAATATGCTTGGCGAAAAATTATATAGCATCAACAGACCAAATGCATGCGGAAAAATAAATGAAACAATTTCACTTCCTAATATTGAAAGTGGTATCTATTTTTTAGAAATTGAAGGTGTAAACGGAAGTATGATTGTGAAATTATTAATCAATTAA
- a CDS encoding aldehyde dehydrogenase has product MDYKPIIEAQRKYFESNTTIPYTFRIAQLKKLLSIIKQYEPQLIQALHADLHKSEFEAFGTETGVVTTELNYYLRDLKKWMRPKRLRTPVFHFIASTYIQKIPYGNTLIIAPWNYPFLLTMRPLIGAMAAGNTAIIKPSENAPATAAVIEEMINKNFDPAYLYVANTDASGSKLLLAEKFDYIFFTGGAGIGKIVYQAAAEHLTPVTLELGGKNPCIVDETANLDVTAGRITWGKFGNSGQTCVAPDYLLVHESIKSALVEKIIAVIKKCYGENVIDSPDYARIINQNHFNRIVALLKDTTILFGGDVNASQKFIAPTLLEINSLQAPVMQEEIFGPLLPIITYKNMDEVYKIIAAHPNPLVLYLFSKNKKLAHEIAENVKSGDMTVNEAVLHFGNLFLPVGGIGSSGMGKSQGKYSFDTFSHNKSVMYKKFNPELQVRYPPYGKNKLKQLKWLFKYVFYR; this is encoded by the coding sequence ATGGATTATAAACCGATAATTGAGGCGCAACGAAAATATTTCGAGTCGAATACAACGATTCCCTATACTTTTCGAATCGCACAATTAAAAAAATTATTATCCATCATAAAACAGTATGAACCTCAACTAATTCAGGCATTACATGCTGATTTGCACAAATCGGAATTTGAAGCTTTTGGCACTGAAACAGGTGTAGTAACAACCGAATTAAATTATTACCTCCGCGATTTAAAAAAATGGATGCGCCCGAAACGTTTGCGTACACCTGTTTTCCATTTTATTGCCAGCACTTATATTCAAAAAATTCCTTATGGCAATACTTTAATTATTGCACCTTGGAATTACCCATTTTTATTAACCATGCGTCCGCTGATAGGTGCAATGGCTGCAGGAAATACTGCAATCATAAAACCTTCGGAAAATGCGCCTGCAACTGCTGCTGTTATTGAGGAAATGATTAATAAAAATTTTGATCCTGCTTATTTATATGTTGCCAATACAGATGCATCAGGTTCGAAATTGTTATTAGCAGAAAAATTTGATTATATCTTTTTTACAGGTGGTGCAGGAATTGGTAAAATTGTATATCAGGCTGCAGCTGAACATCTTACCCCTGTTACCTTAGAGCTTGGTGGAAAAAATCCATGTATTGTTGACGAAACGGCAAATCTGGATGTAACAGCCGGAAGAATTACCTGGGGGAAATTTGGTAATAGCGGACAAACATGTGTTGCACCGGATTATTTATTGGTGCATGAAAGTATTAAATCTGCTTTAGTAGAAAAAATTATTGCCGTTATCAAAAAATGTTACGGCGAAAATGTAATTGACAGTCCGGATTACGCAAGAATAATTAATCAAAATCATTTTAACAGAATTGTTGCTTTATTAAAAGATACAACCATTTTATTTGGGGGAGATGTTAATGCTTCGCAAAAATTTATTGCTCCTACCCTGCTTGAAATTAATAGTTTACAGGCACCTGTTATGCAGGAAGAAATTTTTGGTCCGCTGTTGCCCATCATAACCTATAAAAACATGGATGAGGTTTATAAAATAATTGCCGCACATCCGAATCCGCTCGTTTTATATCTCTTTTCCAAAAACAAAAAATTAGCACACGAAATTGCTGAAAATGTAAAAAGTGGTGACATGACTGTTAATGAAGCCGTGTTACATTTTGGTAATCTCTTCCTGCCTGTTGGTGGCATTGGCAGCAGTGGAATGGGTAAAAGTCAGGGGAAATATTCATTTGATACTTTTTCTCACAATAAAAGTGTGATGTATAAAAAATTCAATCCTGAATTACAGGTACGATATCCGCCGTATGGCAAAAACAAATTGAAGCAACTCAAATGGTTGTTTAAATACGTATTTTATCGGTAA
- a CDS encoding pyridoxal phosphate-dependent aminotransferase has protein sequence MQELAKRIANLNESATIKMAQMTRELKSQGRDIIDLSLGEPDFETPDHIKAAAKKAIDDGFTHYTPVAGYLDVRQAIAEKFLKENDLHYTPEQIVVSTGAKQSIINAVMCLVNPGDEVILPNPFWVSYSAMVKLAEGIIVEIPTTVETDFKISPAQLEAAITPKTKLIMFSSPCNPTGTVYTRDELKALAEVIIKHENVYVICDEIYEHINFTGQHASMAQFDFIYDRVVTVNGLSKAYAMTGWRLGYIGAPLWIAKACDKIQGQYTSATCSITQKAAIAALNGDISTTLVMKEAFLRRRDLVFQLLQDIKGLKFNNPQGAFYFFPDVSNYFGKSYNGHTIKNADDMALYLLHEGNISVVTGSAFGDANCIRFSYATSDDKLVEGMKRMKLALEKLVNNPVPVA, from the coding sequence ATGCAGGAATTAGCTAAACGTATCGCCAATCTGAATGAATCGGCAACCATTAAGATGGCCCAGATGACGCGTGAACTGAAGAGTCAGGGAAGGGATATCATAGACCTCAGCCTCGGTGAGCCTGATTTTGAAACCCCCGACCATATTAAAGCCGCTGCCAAAAAGGCAATTGACGATGGTTTTACGCATTATACGCCAGTTGCCGGCTATTTGGACGTGCGTCAGGCCATAGCAGAAAAGTTTTTAAAGGAAAATGACCTTCACTATACACCCGAACAAATTGTAGTTTCAACAGGTGCAAAACAAAGTATCATAAATGCGGTAATGTGCCTTGTAAATCCTGGTGATGAAGTAATTCTTCCCAATCCTTTCTGGGTAAGTTATTCAGCAATGGTAAAACTGGCTGAAGGCATAATTGTTGAAATACCCACTACTGTTGAAACCGACTTTAAAATCAGTCCCGCTCAACTGGAGGCTGCAATTACCCCCAAAACTAAACTCATCATGTTTTCTTCTCCGTGTAATCCGACAGGAACTGTTTATACACGCGATGAATTAAAAGCTTTGGCTGAAGTAATCATTAAACACGAAAATGTATATGTTATTTGTGATGAAATTTATGAGCATATCAATTTTACAGGCCAACATGCCAGCATGGCGCAGTTTGATTTTATTTACGACCGTGTAGTTACCGTAAATGGTTTGTCGAAAGCTTATGCAATGACCGGCTGGCGTTTAGGATATATCGGCGCTCCACTATGGATTGCCAAAGCATGTGATAAAATTCAGGGCCAATACACATCTGCAACCTGCAGTATCACTCAAAAAGCAGCTATTGCAGCTTTAAATGGCGATATCAGCACCACGCTCGTGATGAAAGAGGCATTTTTACGTCGTCGAGATTTGGTTTTTCAATTATTACAGGATATCAAAGGATTAAAATTTAATAATCCACAAGGTGCATTTTATTTTTTTCCGGATGTAAGCAATTATTTCGGAAAAAGTTATAACGGTCATACCATTAAAAATGCCGACGATATGGCATTGTATCTGTTACACGAAGGCAATATTTCTGTTGTTACAGGAAGTGCATTTGGGGATGCCAATTGTATTCGGTTCAGTTATGCTACCAGCGATGATAAATTAGTGGAAGGCATGAAACGTATGAAATTAGCACTCGAAAAATTAGTTAATAATCCTGTTCCGGTTGCTTAA
- a CDS encoding ABC transporter permease translates to MSVFLRTLSETFPQVLQELKNNRLRTFLSLFGVSIGIFCIIAVLSAVDSLKRNMESGLEKLGTNMIYIQRWPWQFGNEEYAWWDYIKRPTMSYDEYKLLNEKLTKAKAVAVELWLNADDVKYLDNNLQNVSISGVTENYDEIYTLNFKSGRYFVPNESVGGAEVCILGFEVADKLFPPNVDPVGKYVWFRESGRQYKMRIIGVLEKEGESIIDISNDNTIIIPFNYIRRVVDMQSGMIDPVIEVRPKDGITADEIKDEIYPIMRNARNLRPTEESDFAVNEVTMAADALDSLFAMLNIVGFIIGGFSILVGGFGIANIMFVSVKERTNVIGIKKSLGAKNYLILTEFLIEAIILALIGCLIGLGLVWGVMFLADKATGFGFILSWNNVLIGTSISVALGVIAGIIPAITASRMDPVEAIRSK, encoded by the coding sequence ATGAGTGTATTCTTAAGAACATTGTCGGAAACCTTCCCTCAGGTATTGCAGGAACTGAAGAATAACAGACTCAGAACCTTCCTGTCGCTGTTTGGTGTATCTATTGGTATCTTCTGTATTATCGCGGTGTTGAGCGCTGTTGACTCGCTTAAGCGCAATATGGAAAGTGGTTTGGAGAAATTAGGCACGAATATGATTTATATTCAGCGCTGGCCCTGGCAATTCGGGAATGAAGAATATGCCTGGTGGGATTATATCAAGCGGCCTACCATGAGTTATGATGAATATAAACTGCTCAACGAAAAACTTACCAAAGCAAAAGCCGTTGCCGTTGAATTATGGTTAAATGCGGATGACGTAAAATATCTCGATAATAATTTACAAAATGTTTCCATCAGTGGTGTAACTGAAAATTACGATGAAATCTATACCCTGAATTTTAAAAGCGGACGCTATTTTGTGCCGAACGAATCGGTGGGAGGAGCGGAGGTTTGTATTTTGGGATTTGAAGTTGCAGATAAATTATTTCCGCCAAATGTGGACCCGGTTGGTAAATATGTGTGGTTCAGAGAATCGGGGCGACAATATAAAATGCGGATTATTGGTGTGCTGGAAAAAGAAGGGGAGAGCATTATTGATATCAGTAATGATAATACCATCATCATTCCATTTAATTACATCCGACGTGTTGTTGATATGCAAAGTGGTATGATTGATCCTGTTATTGAAGTGCGGCCAAAAGATGGAATTACTGCCGATGAGATAAAAGATGAAATTTATCCGATTATGCGCAATGCACGCAATTTGCGACCAACGGAAGAAAGTGATTTTGCAGTGAATGAAGTTACCATGGCAGCAGACGCGCTCGATAGTTTATTTGCCATGCTTAACATTGTCGGATTTATTATCGGTGGATTTAGTATTCTGGTTGGTGGATTCGGTATAGCCAATATTATGTTTGTGAGTGTGAAAGAAAGAACCAATGTTATCGGTATAAAAAAATCGCTTGGCGCTAAAAATTATCTTATCCTGACTGAGTTTTTAATTGAAGCAATTATTCTTGCGTTGATTGGATGTTTAATTGGATTAGGGCTTGTTTGGGGCGTTATGTTTTTAGCTGATAAAGCGACAGGATTTGGGTTTATACTTTCCTGGAACAACGTTTTAATCGGCACTTCAATTTCAGTTGCACTGGGTGTTATAGCCGGAATTATTCCTGCAATTACCGCATCAAGAATGGATCCTGTAGAGGCAATCAGAAGTAAATAA
- the queA gene encoding tRNA preQ1(34) S-adenosylmethionine ribosyltransferase-isomerase QueA: MKLSKFNFELPKDIIAQHPTPERDDSKLMVVHRKTGKIEHKKFKNILDYFSEHDVMVLNNTKVFPARLYGRKEKTGAKIEVFMLRELNREMHLWDVLVDPARKIRVGNKLYFGDDDMLVAEVVDNTTSRGRTIRFLHDGTAEELRKILEIMGETPLPKYIKRKPDEEDKERFQTVFAKHEGAVAAPTAGMHFSRELLKRLEIKGINFAEITLHVGLGTFRSIDVEDLSKHKMDAEYFKVDKTCVDIVNKGLDGNHRICAIGTTSMRACESAVAATGRLKTEEGWTNLFIHPPYDFTICNSMVTNFHLPKTSLVIMVAAFMGYDLTMEAYKLAMKEKYRFFSYGDAMLIID, from the coding sequence ATGAAACTATCCAAATTTAATTTCGAACTCCCCAAAGACATTATTGCTCAACATCCTACACCTGAACGCGACGACTCCAAATTAATGGTTGTACACCGTAAAACAGGTAAAATTGAACACAAAAAATTTAAAAACATTTTAGATTATTTCAGTGAACACGATGTGATGGTATTAAACAATACCAAAGTATTTCCTGCCCGTTTATACGGTCGTAAAGAGAAAACAGGTGCTAAAATTGAAGTTTTCATGTTGCGTGAACTCAATCGTGAAATGCATTTATGGGATGTTTTAGTTGATCCTGCACGTAAAATTCGCGTTGGTAATAAACTGTATTTTGGTGATGACGACATGTTGGTGGCTGAGGTTGTAGACAACACTACATCACGTGGTCGTACCATCCGTTTCCTCCACGATGGCACTGCAGAAGAGTTGCGTAAAATTTTGGAAATAATGGGTGAAACACCGCTTCCAAAATACATCAAACGCAAGCCGGATGAAGAAGATAAAGAACGTTTTCAGACCGTTTTCGCTAAACACGAAGGTGCTGTAGCGGCTCCAACTGCCGGTATGCACTTTAGTCGCGAGTTGTTGAAACGCCTCGAAATTAAAGGGATAAATTTTGCAGAAATCACACTCCACGTAGGTTTGGGCACATTCCGCAGTATTGATGTGGAAGATTTATCCAAACACAAAATGGATGCAGAATATTTTAAAGTAGATAAAACCTGTGTTGATATTGTAAATAAAGGGCTGGATGGTAATCACCGTATTTGCGCAATCGGAACCACCAGTATGCGTGCCTGCGAAAGTGCAGTTGCTGCTACAGGCAGATTAAAAACGGAAGAAGGCTGGACTAACCTGTTTATCCACCCACCATACGATTTTACCATCTGTAATTCAATGGTGACCAATTTTCACCTGCCTAAAACCAGTCTTGTGATTATGGTTGCTGCCTTTATGGGTTACGATTTAACTATGGAAGCTTATAAACTGGCCATGAAAGAAAAATACCGCTTCTTCTCTTACGGTGATGCGATGTTGATTATCGACTGA
- a CDS encoding DUF2795 domain-containing protein produces the protein MYWTLELASYLEDAPWPATKDELIDYAIRSGAPIEVIENLQELEDEGEFYEGIEDIWSDYPTHDDFYFNEDEY, from the coding sequence ATGTATTGGACACTAGAACTAGCCTCGTATCTTGAAGATGCGCCATGGCCGGCAACAAAAGATGAATTGATTGATTACGCCATTCGTTCGGGAGCTCCTATCGAAGTAATTGAAAATTTACAGGAATTGGAAGATGAGGGAGAATTTTATGAAGGGATAGAAGATATTTGGAGTGATTACCCAACGCATGACGATTTTTACTTCAATGAAGACGAATATTGA